One window of the Xiphophorus hellerii strain 12219 chromosome 15, Xiphophorus_hellerii-4.1, whole genome shotgun sequence genome contains the following:
- the flvcr1 gene encoding choline/ethanolamine transporter FLVCR1 — MVAGELVQEHLRADTGAPEDITVVRKSPQPESARRPADTDSCSDPACGGPDRHRDPEELEVPPDERAAMLPGAGGGEPEEAGGRAPETRLYWRRFAVLAVFSLYSLVNAFQWIHYSIIANVFAKYYDVTNDKVDWLSMVYMVAYIPLIFPATWLLDRRGLRLTALLGAGLNCAGAWLKCASVSPDRFGVTVTAQVICSVAQVFILGLPSRIASVWFGPREVSTACATAVLGNQLGTAIGFLLPPVLVPNTPEDPERTGRNISIMFYGAAAVSTGLFVLTVIVIKDKPPLPPSQAQAVLPGVSLDNYSYKQSIINLIKNKAFVLLLISYGILTGSFYSVSTLLNQIILHYFQGQELNTGRIGLTLVLAGMVGSILCGLWLDHTKTYKVTTLVVYLLSFVGMLVFTFTLDLNNIYLVFFTAGVLGFFMTGYLPLGFEFGVEITYPESEGTSSGLLNAFAQLFGIIFTLIQGWLTTAFDPLAGNVFLSAWILLGVILTALIKSELKRHNVNMATESKALQARPTDHHGDRLAGHQANGVQLEPSLSVSRETSL; from the exons ATGGTGGCGGGAGAGCTCGTGCAGGAGCATCTGCGCGCGGACACCGGCGCACCTGAAGACATCACGGTGGTCAGGAAGAGTCCGCAACCGGAGAGCGCACGGCGGCCAGCAGACACCGACTCCTGCTCCGACCCGGCATGTGGTGGGCCCGACCGGCACCGGGacccggaggagctggaggtGCCGCCGGATGAGAGAGCGGCGATGCTGCCCGGCGCCGGTGGAGGAGAGCCGGAGGAGGCGGGAGGGAGGGCGCCAGAAACCAGGCTGTATTGGCGGCGGTTCGCGGTCCTGGCCGTGTTCAGCCTGTACTCCCTGGTGAACGCCTTCCAGTGGATCCACTACAGCATCATCGCCAACGTGTTCGCCAAATACTACGACGTCACCAACGACAAGGTGGACTGGCTCTCCATGGTCTACATGGTGGCCTACATCCCGCTCATCTTCCCGGCCACCTGGCTGCTGGACCGCCGCGGTCTGCGGCTCACGGCCCTGCTGGGCGCCGGGCTCAACTGCGCAGGCGCATGGCTCAAGTGCGCCAGCGTCAGCCCCGACAGGTTCGGGGTCACCGTGACGGCGCAGGTCATCTGCTCCGTGGCGCAGGTCTTCATCCTCGGCCTGCCGTCCCGCATCGCCTCGGTGTGGTTCGGACCGCGGGAGGTTTCCACCGCGTGCGCCACCGCCGTGCTGGGGAACCAG CTGGGGACGGCCATCGGGTTCCTCCTGCCTCCAGTCCTGGTACCAAACACACCGGAGGACCCTGAGAGAACAG GTCGCAACATCAGCATCATGTTTTATGGGGCAGCTGCTGTTTCCACGGGCCTCTTCGTCCTCACCGTCatag TGATAAAAGACAAACCGCCTCTGCCGCCCAGCCAGGCGCAGGCCGTGTTACCGGGCGTCTCGCTGGACAATTACTCCTACAAACAGTCCATCATCAACCTGATCAAGAACAAAGCCTTCGTTCTGCTGCTCATCAGCTACG GCATCCTGACCGGATCCTTCTACTCCGTCTCCACGCTGCTCAACCAGATCATCCTCCATTACTTCCAG GGTCAGGAGCTGAACACTGGGCGGATCGGACTGACCCTGGTTCTGGCCGGGATGGTCGGGTCCATCCTCTGTGGCCTTTGGCTGGACCACACCAAGACCTACAA GGTAACCACTCTCGTCGTCTACCTGCTGTCCTTCGTGGGGATGCTGGTCTTCACCTTCACCTTGGACCTGAACAACATCTACCTGGTCTTCTTCACAGCTGGAGTCCTCGG GTTCTTCATGACCGGCTACCTTCCTCTGGGCTTCGAGTTCGGCGTGGAGATCACCTACCCCGAGTCTGAGGGGACGTCGTCAGGACTGCTCAACGCTTTCGCACAG CTCTTCGGCATCATCTTCACTCTGATTCAGGGCTGGCTGACCACGGCCTTCGATCCGCTGGCTGGGAACGTCTTCCTGTCCGCCTGGATCCTGCTGGGTGTGATTCTGACCG ctttaatAAAGTCAGAGCTGAAACGACACAACGTCAACATGGCGACGGAGAGCAAAGCCCTGCAGGCG CGTCCCACCGATCACCATGGCGACCGTCTAGCTGGACATCAAGCCAACGGCGTCCAGCTGGAGCCTTCGCTCAGCGTCTCCAGGGAAACGTCTCTgtga